In a single window of the Niabella ginsenosidivorans genome:
- a CDS encoding RagB/SusD family nutrient uptake outer membrane protein, translated as MKKIIYPFAIACMLGTLPACNKILDTVPNDKISAGTMWTTESLVDQGVIGVYYSLQRPVQSAGLIGASTNIGYYGYEAFGMTGQGEYNLNNLFSSAVNPSNSYFSFQWKWFYDGIHRANDAIVHIPDAPMNEEKKKRLVAECKVLRAFFYMRLNELYGRDGLGVPIYTEPIDPSEANKGQSPESDVWALVTQDLTDAINEPNLPDNQIQGEGRASKGAAYALRGRVYLLTKQYEKAAADFAKVGESGYSLYPDYKQLFKVANERCQEMILSVQYIEDPTGYGTAIQKYCGAFQQGALDSRGCWTDLQVTPALVNLYEEVVDANTVKPFNWSDYLPQWDAVSTLGTANRKVFFIRDQKVNGADVHATITTAINTELSKLDASVKALYLPEGNEARLKTAYEHRDPRLAYNVVTPYANFEGVNSNSTAEGMYTYRFPVTGKYYVDQSGAEPNLNSSLPGTYYTSGSCNAQAEFKYIHRKFIGEGLEYQRREQNPVDEPIIRYADVLLMWAEALVEMNDLSGAMAKVKQVRDRVGMPTMAASFADQNTARNYVRDERRRELMGEGVNFFDEMRWKTLKQTKFDQKVAQHAWGGTESTGGTTYEWIGDQWYTWPVPKAEIELNHNLKPTPGWVY; from the coding sequence ATGAAAAAGATAATATATCCGTTTGCAATAGCTTGTATGTTAGGTACGCTGCCTGCATGTAACAAGATATTGGACACAGTGCCCAATGATAAGATCTCTGCAGGAACCATGTGGACCACAGAAAGCCTGGTCGATCAGGGGGTGATAGGCGTTTATTATTCACTGCAGCGCCCGGTGCAAAGTGCCGGTCTTATTGGAGCCAGCACAAATATCGGCTATTATGGCTATGAAGCTTTTGGCATGACCGGGCAGGGAGAGTATAATTTAAATAACCTTTTTTCGAGCGCTGTAAATCCAAGTAATTCTTACTTTTCTTTTCAATGGAAATGGTTTTATGATGGCATCCACCGTGCCAATGATGCCATTGTACACATTCCGGATGCCCCCATGAATGAAGAAAAGAAAAAACGCCTTGTAGCGGAATGTAAGGTGCTCCGTGCATTTTTCTATATGCGCCTGAATGAGCTATATGGAAGGGATGGGTTAGGAGTGCCCATTTATACAGAACCCATCGATCCGTCAGAAGCTAACAAAGGACAAAGCCCCGAATCGGATGTTTGGGCATTGGTTACCCAGGATCTTACAGATGCGATCAATGAACCGAATCTGCCCGATAACCAGATCCAGGGAGAAGGCCGTGCGAGCAAGGGCGCTGCTTATGCATTAAGGGGAAGGGTATATTTACTTACAAAACAATATGAGAAAGCAGCTGCAGACTTCGCCAAAGTAGGAGAGAGTGGCTACAGCTTGTATCCTGATTACAAACAATTATTTAAAGTAGCAAACGAACGTTGCCAGGAAATGATATTGAGCGTGCAGTATATAGAAGACCCAACAGGTTATGGTACTGCAATACAAAAGTATTGCGGGGCATTTCAGCAGGGAGCACTGGACAGCCGTGGCTGCTGGACCGATTTACAGGTAACACCGGCATTGGTAAATCTTTATGAAGAGGTTGTTGATGCCAATACCGTAAAGCCCTTCAACTGGTCTGATTACCTCCCTCAATGGGATGCTGTCAGTACCCTGGGCACTGCCAATAGAAAAGTATTTTTCATTCGTGATCAAAAAGTAAATGGAGCTGATGTGCATGCTACAATAACAACAGCAATAAATACGGAACTGAGCAAATTGGATGCTTCAGTTAAAGCTTTGTATCTGCCTGAAGGAAACGAAGCCCGCCTTAAAACTGCCTATGAACATAGAGATCCCCGTCTGGCTTATAATGTGGTTACCCCGTATGCTAATTTTGAAGGTGTAAACAGCAATTCTACTGCGGAAGGAATGTATACCTACCGGTTTCCTGTTACCGGAAAGTATTATGTTGACCAGTCCGGTGCAGAGCCAAATTTAAACAGCAGTTTGCCGGGCACCTATTATACATCCGGCAGTTGCAATGCCCAGGCAGAATTCAAATACATCCACCGTAAATTTATTGGAGAGGGTTTGGAATATCAACGCCGGGAGCAAAATCCGGTTGATGAGCCGATCATTCGGTACGCAGATGTGTTATTGATGTGGGCAGAGGCGCTTGTTGAAATGAATGATCTCAGCGGAGCGATGGCTAAAGTAAAACAGGTAAGAGATCGCGTAGGTATGCCTACAATGGCTGCTTCATTTGCTGATCAGAATACAGCGCGTAATTATGTTCGGGATGAACGCCGCCGGGAGCTGATGGGTGAGGGAGTAAATTTCTTTGACGAAATGCGCTGGAAAACCCTGAAGCAAACTAAGTTTGATCAGAAGGTAGCCCAGCACGCCTGGGGAGGTACAGAAAGTACAGGTGGTACTACATACGAATGGATTGGCGACCAGTGGTACACATGGCCGGTTCCAAAAGCAGAAATAGAACTAAACCATAACCTGAAGCCTACTCCGGGATGGGTGTATTAA